From bacterium, a single genomic window includes:
- a CDS encoding sugar phosphate nucleotidyltransferase: MTRIRKAVFPVAGLGIRFLPATKVIPKEMLPIVDIPQIQVGVQEAVDSGIEEIIFITGRGKVSVVDHFDVSYELEDHLSKRGEDELLNL; the protein is encoded by the coding sequence GTGACGCGAATCCGTAAGGCGGTTTTCCCGGTGGCGGGCCTGGGGATCCGGTTCCTGCCCGCGACCAAGGTGATCCCGAAGGAGATGCTGCCCATCGTGGATATCCCCCAGATTCAGGTGGGGGTGCAGGAGGCGGTGGACTCGGGCATCGAGGAGATCATATTTATTACGGGCCGGGGCAAGGTCTCGGTGGTGGACCATTTTGATGTGTCCTATGAGCTGGAAGATCACCTTTCGAAGCGGGGCGAGGACGAACTGCTGAACCTG